The sequence below is a genomic window from Dictyostelium discoideum AX4 chromosome 5 chromosome, whole genome shotgun sequence.
aataatgacaaacattttttccaaattcgTTGATGTCTTGTTTGTTTGGGGTTTTATTTGGAGTTGCtggttttttgaaaatatcttcttcgtcttcatcttcatctttaataaattttttaattttattaaaaattgacatttttgttttttattaaaaatagttgtatttccaaaaaaataaaaataaaaaataaaaaaaaaaactataaaaaaaaaaaaaaaaaataaaaaataaaaaaaaatgaaaaaaaaaaaataaaaataaaaaatgggaACAGTtgtcaatttcaaataaaaaaaaaaataaaaaaaataaaaaaaattataattttagctctaccaaataaaaataaaaaaaaaataaaataaaaaaagttttaaaatgaCCCTCTAGTTCGATACTTGCTATGAATAATCGATAGATAACATAAATCtatgattattatcaatagtaACACACTTTCAATTCATTCATTTTAGTCGATAAAATAGTGAGAATCATTTTGCGCTGACGTATATAATTTTactttgaattttaaaaaaaaaaaaataaaaaaaaaaaaaaaaaaatgaaaataaaaataaaaataaaataaaataaaatttttttataattttatggattaaataataaaaaaaattttatgtaTGTGTTCCtcataatatttaaataatatatcacctttacaaaaatttaaattaaaaaaaaaaaaaaaaaaaaaaaaaaaacagttaatttttttttaaatttttttttttttttttgttttttaaatttttttttttttaatttttttattttttttatttttttttttaaattttttatttttttttttttttcatattttgtTGAACCTCtttagagaaaaaaaaaaaaaaaaattaaaaaaataaaaatcaactCCATCTCATCCGATGAAGATGATATCAATGATggaaacatcaacaacagaaaaaaaatctaatacagataattcaattttaaagaaaattataattgattCTTGGAGGCAGAGATTATCACCAATAGAATggtctttaaaattatataatggattttataataataataataataataatagcaacaataataataataataataacaataataataataataatgtagataataatgaaataaattcaatagaACTTTGTGGTATGttcaaatattattcatACATATAAACATATAGAGCATTAATAATatgtatatgtatatattaattttttttttaaaaaataattattatttatatgtatGTTTATATAGAAatattattagatttaatGAATATAGGTCAAAGTCCAAGCCCACTATTAGTTTCATATTTAAGATATGCAATATCGATAAAGTTAATAGGATATAATGAATTCTTTGAAAGTGTATATAAATTCTCAAGTATATCAAGGGCACAACACTTTTCAGTGATATTAgatatattatttgatgttataaatattataaactaCCCATCACAtcatcaaaatatttttaattctgatAACATTGaaaacagtaataataataacaataataataataataataataataataatagtaacaataatatagGCTTTAAGGtgtcatcattatcatcatcattaaaaagaaataattcaaaaataatatcaacaCCAATAGTGACATTGctttcatcaccatcaccatcatcatcatcctcctCTTCAacttcaccatcatcacaacaacctcaaccaccacaaccacaaccactatCATATActtcaccaattaaaaaaacagttttaattaaaaatccaGATTCTACAGATTCAGATGAAATAATGAAGGTTAAAGAAGAAcctattaaatttaaaacaacaacaactacaacatcaacaaccactaccaccTCTACAACATCAACGACTACtaatgaaatttcatcatcaccaccaaccaatggtaatggtgaagaaacaacaataacaactaAAACCGAAGATAGTAATGGTATTAATGGTATTGATAGTGAAGATCATAAAGGTGAAAATGGTAAAGCATCACCTCAAATGAATGGTGTTCATCCTGGTAGTGATGGAAATATATCACATAAACGAAAAGAAATGGATTCTAATACtatttttgatgatgatgatagcAATGGTGTTGATCAACAttgttcaaataaaaaaatgaaacacACAGATACATTAACTCAACCGCAACCAAAACAAATACAGAATCCGCAACAACAggagcaacaacaacaacagcaagaAAATATTGAACAAAACCAACATGgaaatcttcatcttcaccaaccatcacaacaacagcaacaacaacaacaacaaacatcACAACCATcattaacaacaacaacagcatcaGCAGTAACACAAACTACAACCACAGCATCAACAATTAACAAATCAACAAAAGcaacaactaaaaaaaactatcatAAGCAATTACTATCATTCACAAGGTTAGCAACacttttatttaaagtaATCGAATACTACTTTCAAGAAGATGAACgtataaataatatcaataagagtgttaataataataataataataataataataataataataataataataataataataataataactataataataataataatgattcaatggatcaaaattcaaataatccaGCAGTTaaatataatagtaataataataatattaataataataataataataataataataataataataataataataataataataataataataataataataataataataataatattaataatatattatataaaaattcaGTGAAATCActtgaaattttatcaataattcaaaataattcaacatttaAAACTTTGATTTATTTAGCAAAGTATGAATTTACTTTAAGTTCATTCAAAGATTTagttttaccatttttagcaattcaaaattcaattagaGACAATATTGTTAAACAAAATATACCATCGACTCAATTGATTTCCTCACAAGTAAAGGGACAAGAATTTGCAAGTCAACAAacacaattattaaatccacTCTTCCAGTTGATAAAACAAAAGtatcaaaaattattcattGATTTCAGAAGGATACTTATCAATAAACAAGAGATATTACCAAATCATGATATTGGTTCTTTGGTTCATGGTTCAAGTCAAAGTGATAAACAAATCATTCTTTcctttgaaattataattgatCAAGAGATTAATggtaatcattttaaaagttCTCATACTAAATTAGCAATTAGTCGTGGTAAACCAAATGAATTAgatacaattttaaatttaaaaaataataagaataataataataataataataatagtaatggtaatggtaatggtattgATATTGGTAGTAGTACTGAtggttcaaataaattatcaagtaCAAATATTGAAGAGggtaataacaacaacaattcaaGCACTCATTTAAATGGAAATGATCAATCACAACAATCattagatgatgaagaaccaaaacaatcacaacaacaacaattaccaccaccatcaccaccacaacaatctcaccaaaaaattcaaattcaaaaacaacTGCAATTAATTAGACAAGCTAAAAACCTTGAGAATGTTTCAGATTGTTTCTTTAAACTTTTAACATTAAAAACAGTCAAAGGATTAAGTGATGTAGAGTTTTTATTAGAGattgtaaaaattttatttcaaaaacttGTTAGATGTAATCCAAACTCtaatgaatataaaaaaacaagattattccttttatttaaaattcctcatttttattcattaatgATCGATAattatggtaataataataataataataataccaatactaataatatcaataacaataaaaataaaaatagtaaaaagagtaataataaaaataaaaataataaaaataataataaaaaaaacaaaaataataataataataataataataataataataataataataataataataataataataataataataataataataataataataataataataataacaatggtgAAAGTAGTGATAAGAATGAAATAAATCCTGAAGGTAGCAttggtagtaataataataatgataatgacaataatgatgaaactaacaccaacaccagcagcaacaacaacaacaacaataataatagtaatgataatgaaaatgtcactgataataataaaaacaataatagtaatactaaaaataataataatagtaataacaataataataataataataataataataataataataataataataataataataataataataataataataataataataataataataataataataataataataataataataataataataataacaataacaataacaataataaaaaaaataaggatCTTAACTTACATGgaaatattattgaaaatgttttatATCAAATTAATCAATTCCCAAGTTTATATAATGTAGAAGATAATATCATATTATCACtcattcaaattttaattaaaaagcaTTTAGTTGATATCAACCTTTTAAAGAGTTTATTCCCAAATTATCATACAGATATTGATTCTATCGATTCAGAAATTCAATCTCCTCCATCTTCtgaattatcatttgataatttatttgatattcATTCCATAGCggtaaattttcatttattattatactacatttagaaaaaaagtatttt
It includes:
- the med24 gene encoding hypothetical protein, whose translation is MISMMETSTTEKKSNTDNSILKKIIIDSWRQRLSPIEWSLKLYNGFYNNNNNNNSNNNNNNNNNNNNNNVDNNEINSIELCEILLDLMNIGQSPSPLLVSYLRYAISIKLIGYNEFFESVYKFSSISRAQHFSVILDILFDVINIINYPSHHQNIFNSDNIENSNNNNNNNNNNNNNNSNNNIGFKVSSLSSSLKRNNSKIISTPIVTLLSSPSPSSSSSSSTSPSSQQPQPPQPQPLSYTSPIKKTVLIKNPDSTDSDEIMKVKEEPIKFKTTTTTTSTTTTTSTTSTTTNEISSSPPTNGNGEETTITTKTEDSNGINGIDSEDHKGENGKASPQMNGVHPGSDGNISHKRKEMDSNTIFDDDDSNGVDQHCSNKKMKHTDTLTQPQPKQIQNPQQQEQQQQQQENIEQNQHGNLHLHQPSQQQQQQQQQTSQPSLTTTTASAVTQTTTTASTINKSTKATTKKNYHKQLLSFTRLATLLFKVIEYYFQEDERINNINKSVNNNNNNNNNNNNNNNNNNNNNYNNNNNDSMDQNSNNPAVKYNSNNNNINNNNNNNNNNNNNNNNNNNNNNNNNNNNNINNILYKNSVKSLEILSIIQNNSTFKTLIYLAKYEFTLSSFKDLVLPFLAIQNSIRDNIVKQNIPSTQLISSQVKGQEFASQQTQLLNPLFQLIKQKYQKLFIDFRRILINKQEILPNHDIGSLVHGSSQSDKQIILSFEIIIDQEINGNHFKSSHTKLAISRGKPNELDTILNLKNNKNNNNNNNNSNGNGNGIDIGSSTDGSNKLSSTNIEEGNNNNNSSTHLNGNDQSQQSLDDEEPKQSQQQQLPPPSPPQQSHQKIQIQKQLQLIRQAKNLENVSDCFFKLLTLKTVKGLSDVEFLLEIVKILFQKLVRCNPNSNEYKKTRLFLLFKIPHFYSLMIDNYGNNNNNNNTNTNNINNNKNKNSKKSNNKNKNNKNNNKKNKNNNNNNNNNNNNNNNNNNNNNNNNNNNNNNNNNNNGESSDKNEINPEGSIGSNNNNDNDNNDETNTNTSSNNNNNNNNSNDNENVTDNNKNNNSNTKNNNNSNNNNNNNNNNNNNNNNNNNNNNNNNNNNNNNNNNNNNNNNNNNNNNNNNNNNKKNKDLNLHGNIIENVLYQINQFPSLYNVEDNIILSLIQILIKKHLVDINLLKSLFPNYHTDIDSIDSEIQSPPSSELSFDNLFDIHSIADIVKIKELIESLLNNSDPNNVSIMKRLFDFIKNHLINSFDYQDKLLNVLFNAKNIDYDSNKLLIAVIMYIFSDPLVIDTIDVHGYTLRLVMILIDVCESYGSSTTATTTEDIDIFKNENDNHDQKHLYFYFTIPFNLLYTLLIILYDVKNNKYNLDLIKSKLSESLNNKNNSRKSKSNNSSNNSINNINNNNNNNNNNNNNNNNNNNNNNNNNNFIQWIYNMIKDTNFSNGNGVNNVSTSFEFQFLKNLFDSDLGEDSIEKFQNFSQREYSSWDIVSKLPNVLYNIFDCYDRNIIQEEKVTQTMQLLFQYIPFSPIIVFDYLSKTKSSFFNVSPSSSTTTTTTTTSTTTTITTTTTNSSAYSTTTTTSASTSLPKSTDGKLLNGKSSNTSTTTTKNNGDTPTITTVITTMSSKNDKPLSLVEACLTNLNENRLLFRLSDYYKSLISEDHLNDLYKLFDPISETINLLLLSPKLQKFNELGYYSNQSTLFNSICLTNLSPPNQLSNMTPANAIRQVIDQFLTKSVSPNLSNLERDIKYIHMRLSNDLCQIVNLVSLEILDIILQSCQIESLYSIRAMELGGYILGGLIGIESLPILLNSIIPSWSEHIQTSLHGQLLSYFCFSSIVNSNALYYIQTDLCIQQSFKKFFLLLNDTMKRILSVAPLNGLITFCLSTITLFIHLNHSSITTYLYNSSSNTQLINQLYEIISKNQSLKKKQKLKQKKQQHNNNNGGEYNIDQDHIEQIQQQQQQYQKQQQQRKDEPNYEKLEEFIKTQYQRNNHSKLKSIFNILSISQLEDLSMSILNLSNFFLAISIFEDKNDLQYCSKLFN